Proteins encoded together in one Zonotrichia leucophrys gambelii isolate GWCS_2022_RI chromosome 1, RI_Zleu_2.0, whole genome shotgun sequence window:
- the TIPRL gene encoding TIP41-like protein isoform X1 — translation MHPVFQSSRRDFTFGPWKLSAARTHIMKSAQAERLADELHMPSLPEMMFGDNVLRIQHDHGFGIEFNATDALKCVNNCQGMIKVACAEEWQESRRETEHSKEVVKPYDWTYTTDYKGTLLGDTATLKVVPTTEHINTEKLKAREQIMFFEEVLLFEDELHDHGVSSLSVKVRVMPSSFFVLLRFFLRVDGVLIRMNDTRLHHEADKTYMLREYTSRESKISSLKNVPPTLFTEPNEISQYLPIKETICEKLEFPEELEPKPETSLETICAKSK, via the exons ATGCACCCCGTTTTCCAGAGCAGCCGGCGCGACTTCACCTTCGGGCCGTGGAAGCTGAGCGCCGCCCGGACGCATATCATGAAGTCGGCGCAGGCCGAGAG gtTGGCTGATGAATTACACATGCCTTCCCTGCCAGAGATGATGTTTGGAGACAATGTCCTAAGAATACAGCATGACCATGGTTTTGGAATTGAGTTCAATGCTACAGATGCTTTAAAATGTGTCAATAATTGTCAAGGTATGATCAAAGTCGCTTGTGCAGAGGAGTGGCAAGAGAGCAG GAGGGAGACTGAGCACAGTAAGGAAGTTGTCAAGCCATATGACTGGACTTACACAACAGATTACAAAGGAACTTTGCTGGGAGATACTGCAACATTAAAg GTTGTCCCTACAACAGAACAcataaatacagagaaattaaaagccaGGGAACAAATTATGTTTTTTGAAGAAGTACTCCTGTTTGAAGATGAACTCCATGATCATGGAGTATCAAGTTTGAGTGTCAAAGTA AGAGTTATGCCTTCCAGcttttttgtgctgctgaggtTCTTCTTGCGAGTGGATGGGGTACTCATCAGGATGAATGATACAAGGCTTCATCATGAG GCTGACAAGACCTACATGTTGCGGGAATACACATCCAGGGAAAGCAAAATATCAAGTCTAAAG AATGTTCCACCTACCCTGTTCACGGAACCTAACGAGATCTCTCAGTATCTACCCATAAAGGAGACAATCTGTGAAAAACTAGAATTCCCCGAGGAGCTGGAGCCTAAACCAGAAACATCACTGGAAACCATATGTGCTAAGTCTAAATAA
- the GPR161 gene encoding G-protein coupled receptor 161 isoform X2 translates to MFLSVVLLLAVQHVLAAPDLHTLTMSSNSSLSNGKGLRNLTTEEDGAVRVTESIAIIVIAIFICLGNLVIVVTLYRKSYLLTLSNKFVFSLTLSNFLLSVLVLPFVVTSSIRREWIFGVVWCNFSALLYMLISSASMLTLGLIAIDRYYAVLYPMVYPMKITGNRAVVALVYVWLHSLIGCLPPLFGWSSLEFDQFKWMCVAAWHKEVAYTAFWQIWCALLPFVVMMICYGFIFRVARIKARKIHCGSVVIVEEDSQRNGRKNSSTSTSSSGSRRNAFQGVVYSANQCKAFITILVVIGAFIITWGPYMVVITSEALWGKNSISPALETLATWLSFSSAICHPLIYGLWNKTVRKELLGMCFGDRYYRKSFVQQHRTSRLFSISNRITDLGLSPHLTALMAGGRPLGNSSSTGDTGFSCSQDSGTDTMLLEDYSSDGPHAPHCICPPRRRSSVTFEDEVEQIKEAAKNSVLHVKAEVHKSLDSYAASLARAIEADVKLSLFGEDALPGALFPSWTLAGSSGNIRRGARPHASQRLKLQSIDEGNI, encoded by the exons ATGTTTCTGAGCGTTGTTCTGCTTCTAGCTGTTCAGCATGTCTTGGCTGCTCCAGATCTGCACACTCTGACCATGAGCAGCAATTCCTCCCTCAGCAATGGGAAGGGCCTGAGGAACCTGACCACAGAGGAAGATGGGGCAGTCAGAGTCACTGAGTCCATTGCTATAATTGTCATTGCCATCTTCATCTGTTTGGGCAACCTGGTGATTGTTGTCACTCTGTATCGCAAGTCGTACCTTCTCACCTTGAGCAACAAGTTTGTGTTCAGCCTGACCCTCTCCAACTTTCTACTCTCCgtgctggtgctgccttttGTTGTGACCAGCTCCATCAGGCGAGAATGGATCTTCGGGGTTGTTTGGTGCAATTTCTCAGCCCTGCTCTACATGCTGATCAGCTCAGCCAGCATGCTCACTCTGGGACTCATAGCTATAGACCG GTACTACGCTGTGCTGTACCCGATGGTTTATCCGATGAAGATAACGGGCAACAGAGCAGTGGTAGCTCTTGTGTACGTGTGGCTGCACTCCCTTATCGGCTGCCTCCCTCCCCTTTTTGGCTGGTCCTCCTTGGAGTTTGACCAATTCAAGTGGATGTGTGTGGCAGCCTGGCACAAGGAGGTTGCCTACACAGCCTTTTGGCAGATCTGGTGTGCGCTGCTGCCATTCGTGGTCATGATGATTTGCTACGGATTCATATTCCGTGTGGCAAGGATTAAGGCCCGCAAAATTCACTGTGGGAGTGTTGTCATTGTGGAGGAGGACTCGCAGAGGAATGGGAGGAAGAACTCTAGCACCTCCACGTCATCCTCTGGCAGCCGAAGGAACGCTTTCCAAGGGGTTGTTTACTCAGCCAACCAGTGCAAAGCTTTCATAACCATCTTGGTTGTCATTGGGGCTTTCATCATTACGTGGGGACCTTACATGGTAGTAATAACATCAGAGGCACTTTGGGGTAAAAACAGTATTTCCCCTGCTTTGGAGACATTGGCTACATGGCTGTCCTTTTCCAGTGCCATTTGCCATCCGCTAATTTATGGGCTGTGGAACAAAACGGTGCGCAAGGAACTCCTGGGAATGTGCTTTGGGGATCGGTATTACCGCAAGTCCTTtgttcagcagcacagaacatCGAGGCTCTTCAGCATTTCCAACAGGATCACAG ATTTGGGACTATCTCCTCACCTTACTGCCCTCATGGCAGGTGGGAGGCCAttgggaaacagcagcagcacaggagataCAGGTTTCAGCTGCTCACAGGATTCAG GAACAGATACAATGCTTCTTGAAGATTATAGCTCAGATGGCCCTCATGCCCCACACTGCATCTGTCCTCCTCGAAGGAGGAGTTCAGTGACATTTGAAGATGAAGTGGAACAAATCAAAG aggctGCAAAGAATTCTGTTCTTCATGTAAAAGCTGAAGTGCATAAATCTCTGGACAGTTATGCAGCCAGTCTGGCCCGAGCTATAGAAGCTGATGTGAAACTCAGCCTGTTTGGGGAAGATGCTTTACCAGGAGCCCTGTTCCCCTCATGGACTCTGGCAGGAAGCAGTGGGAACATCCGGCGTGGTGCCAGGCCCCATGCCAGCCAAAGACTGAAGCTGCAGAGCATCGATGAAGGGAACATTTGA
- the TIPRL gene encoding TIP41-like protein isoform X3, producing the protein MPSLPEMMFGDNVLRIQHDHGFGIEFNATDALKCVNNCQGMIKVACAEEWQESRRETEHSKEVVKPYDWTYTTDYKGTLLGDTATLKVVPTTEHINTEKLKAREQIMFFEEVLLFEDELHDHGVSSLSVKVRVMPSSFFVLLRFFLRVDGVLIRMNDTRLHHEADKTYMLREYTSRESKISSLKNVPPTLFTEPNEISQYLPIKETICEKLEFPEELEPKPETSLETICAKSK; encoded by the exons ATGCCTTCCCTGCCAGAGATGATGTTTGGAGACAATGTCCTAAGAATACAGCATGACCATGGTTTTGGAATTGAGTTCAATGCTACAGATGCTTTAAAATGTGTCAATAATTGTCAAGGTATGATCAAAGTCGCTTGTGCAGAGGAGTGGCAAGAGAGCAG GAGGGAGACTGAGCACAGTAAGGAAGTTGTCAAGCCATATGACTGGACTTACACAACAGATTACAAAGGAACTTTGCTGGGAGATACTGCAACATTAAAg GTTGTCCCTACAACAGAACAcataaatacagagaaattaaaagccaGGGAACAAATTATGTTTTTTGAAGAAGTACTCCTGTTTGAAGATGAACTCCATGATCATGGAGTATCAAGTTTGAGTGTCAAAGTA AGAGTTATGCCTTCCAGcttttttgtgctgctgaggtTCTTCTTGCGAGTGGATGGGGTACTCATCAGGATGAATGATACAAGGCTTCATCATGAG GCTGACAAGACCTACATGTTGCGGGAATACACATCCAGGGAAAGCAAAATATCAAGTCTAAAG AATGTTCCACCTACCCTGTTCACGGAACCTAACGAGATCTCTCAGTATCTACCCATAAAGGAGACAATCTGTGAAAAACTAGAATTCCCCGAGGAGCTGGAGCCTAAACCAGAAACATCACTGGAAACCATATGTGCTAAGTCTAAATAA
- the TIPRL gene encoding TIP41-like protein isoform X2, translating to MHPVFQSSRRDFTFGPWKLSAARTHIMKSAQAERLADELHMPSLPEMMFGDNVLRIQHDHGFGIEFNATDALKCVNNCQGMIKVACAEEWQESRRETEHSKEVVKPYDWTYTTDYKGTLLGDTATLKVVPTTEHINTEKLKAREQIMFFEEVLLFEDELHDHGVSSLSVKVRVMPSSFFVLLRFFLRVDGVLIRMNDTRLHHEADKTYMLREYTSRESKISSLKFCFLECSTYPVHGT from the exons ATGCACCCCGTTTTCCAGAGCAGCCGGCGCGACTTCACCTTCGGGCCGTGGAAGCTGAGCGCCGCCCGGACGCATATCATGAAGTCGGCGCAGGCCGAGAG gtTGGCTGATGAATTACACATGCCTTCCCTGCCAGAGATGATGTTTGGAGACAATGTCCTAAGAATACAGCATGACCATGGTTTTGGAATTGAGTTCAATGCTACAGATGCTTTAAAATGTGTCAATAATTGTCAAGGTATGATCAAAGTCGCTTGTGCAGAGGAGTGGCAAGAGAGCAG GAGGGAGACTGAGCACAGTAAGGAAGTTGTCAAGCCATATGACTGGACTTACACAACAGATTACAAAGGAACTTTGCTGGGAGATACTGCAACATTAAAg GTTGTCCCTACAACAGAACAcataaatacagagaaattaaaagccaGGGAACAAATTATGTTTTTTGAAGAAGTACTCCTGTTTGAAGATGAACTCCATGATCATGGAGTATCAAGTTTGAGTGTCAAAGTA AGAGTTATGCCTTCCAGcttttttgtgctgctgaggtTCTTCTTGCGAGTGGATGGGGTACTCATCAGGATGAATGATACAAGGCTTCATCATGAG GCTGACAAGACCTACATGTTGCGGGAATACACATCCAGGGAAAGCAAAATATCAAGTCTAAAG ttttgctttttagAATGTTCCACCTACCCTGTTCACGGAACCTAA
- the GPR161 gene encoding G-protein coupled receptor 161 isoform X3, producing the protein MSSNSSLSNGKGLRNLTTEEDGAVRVTESIAIIVIAIFICLGNLVIVVTLYRKSYLLTLSNKFVFSLTLSNFLLSVLVLPFVVTSSIRREWIFGVVWCNFSALLYMLISSASMLTLGLIAIDRYYAVLYPMVYPMKITGNRAVVALVYVWLHSLIGCLPPLFGWSSLEFDQFKWMCVAAWHKEVAYTAFWQIWCALLPFVVMMICYGFIFRVARIKARKIHCGSVVIVEEDSQRNGRKNSSTSTSSSGSRRNAFQGVVYSANQCKAFITILVVIGAFIITWGPYMVVITSEALWGKNSISPALETLATWLSFSSAICHPLIYGLWNKTVRKELLGMCFGDRYYRKSFVQQHRTSRLFSISNRITDLGLSPHLTALMAGGRPLGNSSSTGDTGFSCSQDSGTDTMLLEDYSSDGPHAPHCICPPRRRSSVTFEDEVEQIKGECREAAKNSVLHVKAEVHKSLDSYAASLARAIEADVKLSLFGEDALPGALFPSWTLAGSSGNIRRGARPHASQRLKLQSIDEGNI; encoded by the exons ATGAGCAGCAATTCCTCCCTCAGCAATGGGAAGGGCCTGAGGAACCTGACCACAGAGGAAGATGGGGCAGTCAGAGTCACTGAGTCCATTGCTATAATTGTCATTGCCATCTTCATCTGTTTGGGCAACCTGGTGATTGTTGTCACTCTGTATCGCAAGTCGTACCTTCTCACCTTGAGCAACAAGTTTGTGTTCAGCCTGACCCTCTCCAACTTTCTACTCTCCgtgctggtgctgccttttGTTGTGACCAGCTCCATCAGGCGAGAATGGATCTTCGGGGTTGTTTGGTGCAATTTCTCAGCCCTGCTCTACATGCTGATCAGCTCAGCCAGCATGCTCACTCTGGGACTCATAGCTATAGACCG GTACTACGCTGTGCTGTACCCGATGGTTTATCCGATGAAGATAACGGGCAACAGAGCAGTGGTAGCTCTTGTGTACGTGTGGCTGCACTCCCTTATCGGCTGCCTCCCTCCCCTTTTTGGCTGGTCCTCCTTGGAGTTTGACCAATTCAAGTGGATGTGTGTGGCAGCCTGGCACAAGGAGGTTGCCTACACAGCCTTTTGGCAGATCTGGTGTGCGCTGCTGCCATTCGTGGTCATGATGATTTGCTACGGATTCATATTCCGTGTGGCAAGGATTAAGGCCCGCAAAATTCACTGTGGGAGTGTTGTCATTGTGGAGGAGGACTCGCAGAGGAATGGGAGGAAGAACTCTAGCACCTCCACGTCATCCTCTGGCAGCCGAAGGAACGCTTTCCAAGGGGTTGTTTACTCAGCCAACCAGTGCAAAGCTTTCATAACCATCTTGGTTGTCATTGGGGCTTTCATCATTACGTGGGGACCTTACATGGTAGTAATAACATCAGAGGCACTTTGGGGTAAAAACAGTATTTCCCCTGCTTTGGAGACATTGGCTACATGGCTGTCCTTTTCCAGTGCCATTTGCCATCCGCTAATTTATGGGCTGTGGAACAAAACGGTGCGCAAGGAACTCCTGGGAATGTGCTTTGGGGATCGGTATTACCGCAAGTCCTTtgttcagcagcacagaacatCGAGGCTCTTCAGCATTTCCAACAGGATCACAG ATTTGGGACTATCTCCTCACCTTACTGCCCTCATGGCAGGTGGGAGGCCAttgggaaacagcagcagcacaggagataCAGGTTTCAGCTGCTCACAGGATTCAG GAACAGATACAATGCTTCTTGAAGATTATAGCTCAGATGGCCCTCATGCCCCACACTGCATCTGTCCTCCTCGAAGGAGGAGTTCAGTGACATTTGAAGATGAAGTGGAACAAATCAAAGGTGAGTGTAGGG aggctGCAAAGAATTCTGTTCTTCATGTAAAAGCTGAAGTGCATAAATCTCTGGACAGTTATGCAGCCAGTCTGGCCCGAGCTATAGAAGCTGATGTGAAACTCAGCCTGTTTGGGGAAGATGCTTTACCAGGAGCCCTGTTCCCCTCATGGACTCTGGCAGGAAGCAGTGGGAACATCCGGCGTGGTGCCAGGCCCCATGCCAGCCAAAGACTGAAGCTGCAGAGCATCGATGAAGGGAACATTTGA
- the GPR161 gene encoding G-protein coupled receptor 161 isoform X1, with protein MFLSVVLLLAVQHVLAAPDLHTLTMSSNSSLSNGKGLRNLTTEEDGAVRVTESIAIIVIAIFICLGNLVIVVTLYRKSYLLTLSNKFVFSLTLSNFLLSVLVLPFVVTSSIRREWIFGVVWCNFSALLYMLISSASMLTLGLIAIDRYYAVLYPMVYPMKITGNRAVVALVYVWLHSLIGCLPPLFGWSSLEFDQFKWMCVAAWHKEVAYTAFWQIWCALLPFVVMMICYGFIFRVARIKARKIHCGSVVIVEEDSQRNGRKNSSTSTSSSGSRRNAFQGVVYSANQCKAFITILVVIGAFIITWGPYMVVITSEALWGKNSISPALETLATWLSFSSAICHPLIYGLWNKTVRKELLGMCFGDRYYRKSFVQQHRTSRLFSISNRITDLGLSPHLTALMAGGRPLGNSSSTGDTGFSCSQDSGTDTMLLEDYSSDGPHAPHCICPPRRRSSVTFEDEVEQIKGECREAAKNSVLHVKAEVHKSLDSYAASLARAIEADVKLSLFGEDALPGALFPSWTLAGSSGNIRRGARPHASQRLKLQSIDEGNI; from the exons ATGTTTCTGAGCGTTGTTCTGCTTCTAGCTGTTCAGCATGTCTTGGCTGCTCCAGATCTGCACACTCTGACCATGAGCAGCAATTCCTCCCTCAGCAATGGGAAGGGCCTGAGGAACCTGACCACAGAGGAAGATGGGGCAGTCAGAGTCACTGAGTCCATTGCTATAATTGTCATTGCCATCTTCATCTGTTTGGGCAACCTGGTGATTGTTGTCACTCTGTATCGCAAGTCGTACCTTCTCACCTTGAGCAACAAGTTTGTGTTCAGCCTGACCCTCTCCAACTTTCTACTCTCCgtgctggtgctgccttttGTTGTGACCAGCTCCATCAGGCGAGAATGGATCTTCGGGGTTGTTTGGTGCAATTTCTCAGCCCTGCTCTACATGCTGATCAGCTCAGCCAGCATGCTCACTCTGGGACTCATAGCTATAGACCG GTACTACGCTGTGCTGTACCCGATGGTTTATCCGATGAAGATAACGGGCAACAGAGCAGTGGTAGCTCTTGTGTACGTGTGGCTGCACTCCCTTATCGGCTGCCTCCCTCCCCTTTTTGGCTGGTCCTCCTTGGAGTTTGACCAATTCAAGTGGATGTGTGTGGCAGCCTGGCACAAGGAGGTTGCCTACACAGCCTTTTGGCAGATCTGGTGTGCGCTGCTGCCATTCGTGGTCATGATGATTTGCTACGGATTCATATTCCGTGTGGCAAGGATTAAGGCCCGCAAAATTCACTGTGGGAGTGTTGTCATTGTGGAGGAGGACTCGCAGAGGAATGGGAGGAAGAACTCTAGCACCTCCACGTCATCCTCTGGCAGCCGAAGGAACGCTTTCCAAGGGGTTGTTTACTCAGCCAACCAGTGCAAAGCTTTCATAACCATCTTGGTTGTCATTGGGGCTTTCATCATTACGTGGGGACCTTACATGGTAGTAATAACATCAGAGGCACTTTGGGGTAAAAACAGTATTTCCCCTGCTTTGGAGACATTGGCTACATGGCTGTCCTTTTCCAGTGCCATTTGCCATCCGCTAATTTATGGGCTGTGGAACAAAACGGTGCGCAAGGAACTCCTGGGAATGTGCTTTGGGGATCGGTATTACCGCAAGTCCTTtgttcagcagcacagaacatCGAGGCTCTTCAGCATTTCCAACAGGATCACAG ATTTGGGACTATCTCCTCACCTTACTGCCCTCATGGCAGGTGGGAGGCCAttgggaaacagcagcagcacaggagataCAGGTTTCAGCTGCTCACAGGATTCAG GAACAGATACAATGCTTCTTGAAGATTATAGCTCAGATGGCCCTCATGCCCCACACTGCATCTGTCCTCCTCGAAGGAGGAGTTCAGTGACATTTGAAGATGAAGTGGAACAAATCAAAGGTGAGTGTAGGG aggctGCAAAGAATTCTGTTCTTCATGTAAAAGCTGAAGTGCATAAATCTCTGGACAGTTATGCAGCCAGTCTGGCCCGAGCTATAGAAGCTGATGTGAAACTCAGCCTGTTTGGGGAAGATGCTTTACCAGGAGCCCTGTTCCCCTCATGGACTCTGGCAGGAAGCAGTGGGAACATCCGGCGTGGTGCCAGGCCCCATGCCAGCCAAAGACTGAAGCTGCAGAGCATCGATGAAGGGAACATTTGA